CTCAATGTTACCTTTAATGGTTTCCGCTCTCCTCATCGCGATCTTCGTCGTCTTCAACCTCAGTGTGAAAACCCCGTTATTTTATTCGTCAAATCTCCAGAACCATCCATCACCAAAGCAATTCAGCCTCCTAATAGGAATCCTAACTCGAGCAGATAATTATGATCGTCGCCATTTCCTACGCCTCATTTATGGAATCAAATCCCCTCCGTTCGCCCAAATAGACATCAAATTTGTATTCTGCAACCTCACAAAACAAGAACAAAGAGTTCTAATATCCCTAGAGATCCTCCGATTCAACGACGTTATCATTCTCAATTGTTTCGAGAACATGAACAACGGGAAAACATACACCTACTTCTCTTCACTTCCACAAATTCTATCTCAGTCTTATGATTATGTCATGAAGGCGGATGATGATGTCTTTTTACGGCTTTTGCCACTGGCATTATCACTACAGCCACTACCAAGATCGGATTTGTACTACGGGTTTGTGATTCCCTGCCAAAGTATGAATCCGTTTGTGTCGTATATGTCGGGAATGGGGTTTGTTTTATCATGGGATTTGGTTGAATGGATTGCAAGTTCGGATATTCCTAGAAATGACACTTTTGGTCCTGAGGATAAACTAGTTGGAAGATGGTTGAATGCTGGACGGAAAGCGAGAAACAGGTTTTCTAACAAGCCTGCCATGTATGATTATCCGGGTACAAACGGGAGATGCTCGCATGAGCTTATTCCCGACACGATAGCCGTTCACAGGCTCAAAAGATGGGATCAATGGCTTGCTGTGATTCGGTACTTTAACGTGACTAAAGAACTTAAGGCGTCCAAACTTTACCATGGTTTAGATTTTTAATTCGATTTTCATATTCAATATCGATTCGCGTTAAGAATTCAGTTTCTAGAGAAAAAAACACAACATAGACGAAGAATGTGAATTTTATTATTTCGTTCCATAGTATACATGTTAGCTCTCATTCAAAGACGGTTCACAGGCgctttatttcttttatttaatcatgtattgtCCATGTATACAAATCTTTTTGTTATGAAGTCACATGAATTTAACTTGGGTGCATTGCCATCAATCCTTTAAGCTCCAAACAGCCTGAaattaagtaaaaaaaaaagaacattTATCAAGCTTTAGCGTGTCATCCAAAACATGTTTTTCCTTTTGTCAAAGACGGGTTACAGATTTACCTTTCCAGCGTGGATTTTGTACGCCTTGTTGTAGGCTGTGTTGCCGGTTTTGGCCTTGTAACCGGTGCAGGTTGAGCTTCATCACTAGCAATGGGCACAGTCCTAACCTGTGACATCGATCATAcccaaaaacatttttttataaaaaccctTTCTTTTGATAATTAAATTCGTTTTACTTGATGAAAATGAGTTAAATGATATATACCAAGTTCTTGTAGTGTAGATTGTAGAATAGTTCAATGTATCTTTGTTTGGCTTCTTTCTGTTCCTTGTTTAACCGCCTCCAAAACGTGTAAATGTTCCCCATATTCAACACTTTATTTGCATAAATCTTCCAAGTATAGCTGAAAAATCAGAAACAACCGTTAACTAACGACGATTTTATCTCCATTTTCAACTACAATATAGAGTAAAATACCATTTTCGTTCTTGaagtttggccagttttgtgactttcgtccaaaggtttgtttttcctgCATcgggatccaaaaggtttgaaatcttgccattttcatccggcttgttaactccatccattttccgCCTTAAAGTCAGGGGtgttttcgtcttttttgttaacttaaagggcaatttggtttTTGAATACTTATACATTATgataaatgcttgtacataaagtgaaaaaaagACTggattgccctttaagttaaccaaaaaagacagaaatacccctgacttaacggagaaaatggatggagttaacgagccggatgaaaatggcaagatttcaaaccttttggatccagatgcgggaaaaacaaacctttggacgaaagtcacaaaactggccaaaccttcagggcgaaaatggcattttactctacaATATATATCAAGGCTCAAATAGTTACTTACCACTCGTATATACGCTTCAAACCGCCTTCTGAAATTCGGTTCCAGTACCCAGGATCTTCTTTACACTTCTGGAAAAAATCCGCAATCTTGTTGCTGGACTCATCTCCATGATTAGGATCAATCTGGAACCCAGAAACGCCATCAACGATAATCTCAGCGGGACCACCTTGATTCGTCGCAAAAGTCGGCAAACCGCAGTTCATAGCCTCGATAACCGTGAGCCCAAACGCTTCATACAAAGCGGGCTGGACAAACGCACCCTTTGAGTCAGCGATAAACCGGTAAAGCTCACTGTTCCTTTTCTTATCGGTCTGAGCAGCGATCCATCTTATTTGACCTTTGAGTTGGTATTTCTCGATCAACAAGTGCATTTTCTTAATTTCCGCCATTTCTTCTCTATCTTTTGATTTCGAGGGGTCGAAAAAACCAGCCACGACAACAAGATTGACCAAGCTCCGGAGCCTCTTGTTCGCTCCAAACCATTCGGTTAGCCCTGTGATGTTCTTCACAGTGTCGAGCCGTGCCATTGAGAATATGATCGGTTTGTTTTTGTCTTCTAAGTATCCACTGTTAACATTAACGAtgatgttaacatgttaacacgtTAATTACATAATCAAAGTATCAATACAGATAACAAAAAATCGATAATATTAATCTTACATGTGTTCATCATTTTCAACTTTACTAAAGAGCAACTCCTCTATGGCGGGGCGAAATGTGGTGAATCGGTTCTGTGTTTCAGCGTACGGGAAGTAAACAGTTTGATCAGCTCCTGGAGAAGCGATATTGAATTTTGGATCGAACACGTTGATGCCCGAAACAACTCTGTATAAGCCTGGAAGTGTAAAAGCCGTATGGCTTTCGTATTGACCCGGTCTATCCTTACTGAGAAAAAgtaacaacaacaacgacaaCAAAACGGTTTAATAGTCAAAATCAGCAACAAAATAagtaatttattttgttttaagaTCAAACCTTCCAGCAATCTCTTGAAAAGTACTGGTGATGATGAAATCAGCTGAATTCATTGCAATCATATCTGCTGTAAATTGACATGAAAAGTGATATTTAGGGTCCAACTGCTTCCAGTTCATGTCTGAATCTTCGTATTTGGTTTTCTCTAACGCGTGTGCAATCGTTCCCTGTAAATTTGTCAAAATTTATAATCAATTTGATTATAAGCTCCAGTGTTGTAAAAATCAGGATTAATCGGTAACCGGTAGTTTACGGATTAAATTTCACCTAGGCAAACCGAAAATCGGTAATCAGTCAAAGGCagtcaaaatcggtcaaatttAAGCCAAAATTGGTCAAAACTTTAAAGTATttgaaaaattatatataaaattttgaaaaattttgtgTGTGTACATATaagttttaaaaattatatataaaattataattgCTAGTCTACACACCACCACCCAACTAGCGCCTAGCGATCAACCATGATATGGACAAAATAAAAATATCTAGGGTTTGCATAAACATTTTCGTACCAATGTGGTGCCGAGTTTACTCGCAACGAGAGACGCAACAAGATTTCCATCAGTATAGTTTCCGATGATCAGATCCGGTTTTCCTTCCATCATTTCAACAATTTTGGCACTTGCATCCTATTGATTCAAGTTCAAGCAATCAACATATCATATAAAACACAAAATTAAACACGAATACGAAGCAGAATCAACTAATAAACAACTGAGCATACCTGAGTGAAGTTTTCGAGATACGGATAGATATCGAATCGAGATATCCATTTGCGAAGAACACCTTTCTCTGTTCTGAATGGAAGCCTAAGTATATGTGAATGTTTTGTGTTTGTTACTGGTTCCAGCTGTTGATTACATTTGGTTCCTTTTGCATCAGGAAGAAGTCGGGTCACCTGATTAATTCGGGTCGAAATATGAATAGTTTGATTAGTGAATTTGAATCATTCGGGTCACCTGGTTCAAGCTTGGCTCGTTAGcttgtttaaattttaaatacTATAGTTTATTAATTCGGCATTATGATtatgttaaaaatattattttatgtgtaaatttatataaaacttaatatttttaaaaatatatgagTTGGCCCGAGCTTAACATTTCATCTGGTTATAAATGAGCCGAGCCCGACCTGGCTTGGCTGGGCTCAGCTCGTTTAAGCCTTATTTGAGATTGTATGCGGGTTGCAACCAGTTCAACCATGGTTAGTTAAAAGCCGGTTTAGCATGTTGGACTGAACTGAAGGGTCAAGTTCCTGGTCTAACTGTCCATTCGGTTCGATTTTAACAACATTGATCAAGGCTACAACATGTAGCAGCTATGTTTTTCTTACCACAAGTATTTGAGGCTTGAAGTTGAGTCCTTGTTGCTTAATCCTCATAAGCAATTCCTCTTCCATAGCCACAACTTGATCCAAAACATAAACTACCTGGCCGCCAGTATCGGGCAAGCCAAGAACATTGGATTGACCAAAATACCCATGGATCGAGAACAAAACGACGTTGAATATGTTTGGAATCCTGCTGAATAAAGCCTCCAGGTTTACTGGATCGGGTGCTTGAAGAACCTCCAAAAGACACCGAATTGTTGCCTTCGCGCGTTCTGCATTATCCCCCCATCCCTTCTCAAACCCCCATTCTTTGAATCTGTAGATGTTCATCATTGTTTTAAGTTTAAGTAAAAGTAtataaacaaatatttaaactTTACCTAAGCTCGAAGCTTTGATATGGCGTATCGTTAGGTAACGAAGAAAGGGAGGCATGAGCTAGGATTAGAGCCGCTTTAAGTTTTGAAACTGTGTTCAGTGTATCATTGATCATAAGGTTCTGCACATTTGATTATGAAAATGTTACAAAACTTATAATAGATTATTagatattttctttttttataaaaattatatctGTTTTAGATCATTTCATACTTCTCCTTGATGATTTAATGAGAGTAAGTAATCAACAAGCTGTTGGCCGCCAGATTGTGCATAAAGTTTAGAAGTAATGAACTTCGATGTGAAGTTAACACCGTTTCCAATCGAATCAGGTAAACTCATGTTTGGCAGATTAAAGTCCATTGACCCGAAGTCAATCTCCAACGTGTTTTCATCATTAGCCCTGAAAGATTTGAACATTATTAGCAGTCatgtaacttttcaacaaaatATTATGCATATATACCATGTCTCATCAATGATCGTTTCCTTGAACTTCAGGTAATCGGTGGCAGTGATCCCTTCAACCGATAGATCGTTAGAGTTGACTTTAACAAACTCCCAGGATCCAGGATTCGGTCTACTAGCAAAGGCAATATAAGGAGGGACAACAGCTGCTTCCTGTGAGATCAAACATTGTTTATTTTTAGAAAGTATAGATATACATATGTCGGTGTATACGAATACATATAGATTTTTATGGACCTGACTTGTGCGCAAGATGTAGCCGATTAAGCTATCCAAGAGCTGAGCCTGTTCGTCCTTGTCATCAATGACGGTCTCCATTTCTTGCATTATATGGTGGAGTTTCATcatccggtttcctttttcaacGTATTTTAGAAAACATTTTTTCATGTGATATCGGCTCTGCCTCAAGGCGTCTGGCATGGAGTCGACTATTGAGTCGGACCGTTTCATGATGGATGAACTTGAACTAGTTGCCATGATGTGATGAATTATTGAGATGATAAAGAATGCAAACAAGAAACTCTTTGCTTTTGTTTGATTATGGTGGAGGAAGTTTGTGGGATTTATAGGCAAATGTGTATGTTAGATTGGTTACTATAAAAAAGATTGCTTTGCTTATGGTTTTGTCAAGCATTTAGGAAGGGATGGTTTTGAGAAATTGTAAAATGAGGGTCAAAGGAAATCTGAGGTTAGTTGTTTGTGGGAAATAAGAAAGGAATTTTATTGTTTGGGACATGTTTGATTCTTAGTTTCCTAGGGAGGACATAAATCTTGTGGTTCAATCTTGTTTTATACATTTCTTTTTAAGATGTCAAAACATTTTTTATTATACCAATGTCTACCAAAACTTCTATCAACTTCAATAATATTTGTTAATTAGGATGGTAGATACTACTTTAAAGGGTTGAACGAGCTAACTCATTGATGTATTTTTCTTTCACGTTATTATATTTCTCTATATTATTAGAATAAATAATCATGGATTTAtatgtaggggtgttcaaaaaaatttGAGGCCTGGCACTTATTACAAGTAATAATCAATCAGGGATTCAGGGCGTCTTCAAAAATGTTAAAATAAAATTAGGCCCTATGCAAGATAAAAAAATCAGGCCCTATCCGCCTTCAATATCATACAAGTTTCATTAATTCATCTTGCTTATATAAACTATATAAAACTAATATCTATAAAGCCTATTAGCCTAAACATATTAATGATGATGTTATATACGAAATCTGGTCTGCTGGAGAGTCAAAGGACCCCCTGACCCCCTCTAGTTTCGTCACCTCGGCAGTGGCGAAACTAGACGTTTAAAGTGGAGGGTCGTAATATTATGTTTGTCGAAACACATCATTAGTTTCTTTACGCAACTGTAGGCCACTGataatttcatttttttataatataagttTTTTCTTGAGTTATTTAAAGTTGTATTTatcaacatttaaaaaaaatagttaagTCTAAtgcattttagttttttttttttttttttttttttttatcaaagtaCCTTTTCATAAAAGAGTTGATACAAAGAAAAATAAAAGGAAAaaacatatattaaatatattttttcaatCTCAGAGTTCGATATAAAATGTAATCTCAGTTcgatatattaaatatttttttttttttgacaagaaaacttcattaaaaacaaCCTCCGACTTAAACGGGCAAAAGGCCAAACAAGAACACACTCCctcgacccaaacgggcaaagggcACAAAAAATTACAGCATATACATAGGGTATTTACACCAGTCACCCCAACTAATATGATTACATGACGTTCTATTTCTGATCCAACTATAACCTCTCGACTTAATCTCCCTCACAATCTTCTGCGGGCTACGCCTGATTTGATTGAAGACCATGTCGTTCCTTCCTTTCCATATGCACCAACACGAAATAATCACTAACCGTTGGATGATTTTTTTAGCCTTTTTCCCAGCTTGAGAATAAATGTGTGAATCCAAAATGTCTTTGAAGTTGAAAGCAAAAATTGCGGGGGATCTTACACCAAACACTTAACTCCGACCACACCCGATTCACCACATAACACGCCGTAAAAAGGTGCTCCACTGTTTCCTCAAACTCATTACAGAAAGGACAC
Above is a window of Helianthus annuus cultivar XRQ/B chromosome 14, HanXRQr2.0-SUNRISE, whole genome shotgun sequence DNA encoding:
- the LOC110909169 gene encoding uncharacterized protein LOC110909169 — protein: MNPDKPVSKMNQKRLVFSMLPLMVSALLIAIFVVFNLSVKTPLFYSSNLQNHPSPKQFSLLIGILTRADNYDRRHFLRLIYGIKSPPFAQIDIKFVFCNLTKQEQRVLISLEILRFNDVIILNCFENMNNGKTYTYFSSLPQILSQSYDYVMKADDDVFLRLLPLALSLQPLPRSDLYYGFVIPCQSMNPFVSYMSGMGFVLSWDLVEWIASSDIPRNDTFGPEDKLVGRWLNAGRKARNRFSNKPAMYDYPGTNGRCSHELIPDTIAVHRLKRWDQWLAVIRYFNVTKELKASKLYHGLDF
- the LOC110909168 gene encoding sucrose synthase 7, with the protein product MATSSSSSIMKRSDSIVDSMPDALRQSRYHMKKCFLKYVEKGNRMMKLHHIMQEMETVIDDKDEQAQLLDSLIGYILRTSQEAAVVPPYIAFASRPNPGSWEFVKVNSNDLSVEGITATDYLKFKETIIDETWANDENTLEIDFGSMDFNLPNMSLPDSIGNGVNFTSKFITSKLYAQSGGQQLVDYLLSLNHQGENLMINDTLNTVSKLKAALILAHASLSSLPNDTPYQSFELRFKEWGFEKGWGDNAERAKATIRCLLEVLQAPDPVNLEALFSRIPNIFNVVLFSIHGYFGQSNVLGLPDTGGQVVYVLDQVVAMEEELLMRIKQQGLNFKPQILVVTRLLPDAKGTKCNQQLEPVTNTKHSHILRLPFRTEKGVLRKWISRFDIYPYLENFTQDASAKIVEMMEGKPDLIIGNYTDGNLVASLVASKLGTTLGTIAHALEKTKYEDSDMNWKQLDPKYHFSCQFTADMIAMNSADFIITSTFQEIAGSKDRPGQYESHTAFTLPGLYRVVSGINVFDPKFNIASPGADQTVYFPYAETQNRFTTFRPAIEELLFSKVENDEHIGYLEDKNKPIIFSMARLDTVKNITGLTEWFGANKRLRSLVNLVVVAGFFDPSKSKDREEMAEIKKMHLLIEKYQLKGQIRWIAAQTDKKRNSELYRFIADSKGAFVQPALYEAFGLTVIEAMNCGLPTFATNQGGPAEIIVDGVSGFQIDPNHGDESSNKIADFFQKCKEDPGYWNRISEGGLKRIYECYTWKIYANKVLNMGNIYTFWRRLNKEQKEAKQRYIELFYNLHYKNLVRTVPIASDEAQPAPVTRPKPATQPTTRRTKSTLERLFGA